A genomic region of Pseudopipra pipra isolate bDixPip1 chromosome 20, bDixPip1.hap1, whole genome shotgun sequence contains the following coding sequences:
- the PRRT1B gene encoding proline rich transmembrane protein 1B, which produces MEGDPPAGPQGPGPGPDPRPPDPDPRPPDPAPKATGAEQGEQGEQGEQGEQGAAEEPPSSDTPGDPPAGRGDTPVEAATNAAVEGEPPPSSPSPPARKRVRFDCPPSPPFQQEPILYQPYPGQRARPYPPRTIPPGALPYNIYTGQYTGQPSMGPLPAGHYLPRDYLVEAVLVTVCCCMLTGTMALIYSHETRAAIRRGDIHEAFSASRKAWCLILFSLLFGLFFSITWVICVLATLYMHGPP; this is translated from the exons ATGGAAGGTGACCCGCCAGCCGGGCCGCAGGGCCCGGGCCCCGGCCCCGACCCCCGACCCCCCGACCCCGACCCTCGACCCCCCGACCCCGCTCCCAAGGCCACAGGAGCggagcagggggagcagggagagcagggagagcagggggagcagggggccGCCGAGGAGCCgcccagctctgacacccccggggacccccccgcGGGCCGTGGGGACACGCCTGTAGAGGCGGCCACCAACGCGGCCGTCGAGGGGGAACCGCCGCCCTCCTCGCCCTCGCCCCCGGCCCGCAAGAGAGTTCGCTTCGACTGCCCGCCCTCTCCGCCCTTCCAGCAGGAGCCCATCTTATACCAGCCGTATCCAGGGCAGAGAGCGCGGCCTTACCCTCCCCGGACCATCCCACCTGGGGCCCTCCCCTACAACATC TACACCGGGCAGTACACCGGGCAGCCGAGCATGGGGCCATTGCCTGCCGGCCATTACCTGCCCAGGGACTACCTGGTGGAGGCAGTGCTGGTGACCGTCTGCTGCTGCATGCTGACTGGGACCATGGCCCTCATCTACTCCCATGAG ACCCGGGCTGCAATCAGGCGTGGGGACATACACGAGGCGTTCTCAGCATCCAGAAAGGCCTGGTGCCTCATCCTCTTCAGCCTCCTCTTCGGGTTGTTTTTCTCCATCACTTGGGTCATCTGCGTCCTGGCAACCCTGTACATGCATGGGCCACCCTGA
- the UCK1 gene encoding uridine-cytidine kinase 1, producing the protein MASAGGPDPERPHPKPFLIGVSGGTASGKSTVCEKIMELLGQNEVEQRQRKVLILSQDSFYKVLTAEQQAKALKGQYNFDHPDAFDNDLMHSTLKNIVEGKTVEVPTYDFVTHSRLAETTVVYPADVVLFEGILVFYNQDIRDMFHLRLFVDTDSDVRLSRRVLRDMKRGRDLEQILTQYTTFVKPAFEEFCLPTKKYADVIIPRGVDNMVAINLIVQHIQDILNGDICKWQRGAMNGHGRTYKRPFPEPTESSSVLAAGKRSHLESSSRPH; encoded by the exons ATGGCCTCCGCCGGCGGCCCCGACCCGGAGCGGCCGCACCCCAAGCCCTTCCTCATCGGCGTCAGCGGCGGCACCGCCAGCGGAAAG TCCACAGTGTGCGAGAAGatcatggagctgctggggcagaaCGAGGTGGAGCAGCGGCAGCGGAAGGTGCTGATCCTGAGCCAGGACAGCTTCTACAAGGTGCTGACGGCCGAGCAGCAGGCCAAGGCGCTCAAGGGGCAGTACAACTTCGACCACCCGG ATGCTTTTGATAATGATTTGATGCATTCAACCCTGAAAAACATTGTTGAGGGCAAAACAGTTGAGGTACCAACGTACGACTTCGTGACACATTCTCG GCTGGCAGAGACGACGGTGGTCTACCCTGCTGACGTCGTCCTCTTTGAGGGGATCCTGGTTTTCTACAATCAGGACATTCGGGACATGTTCCACCTCCGCCTCTTTGTGGACACGGACTCGGATGTGCGGCTGTCCCGCCGAG TTCTGCGAGATATGAAACGTGGGAGGGACCTCGAGCAGATCCTCACCCAGTACACCACCTTTGTCAAGCCTGCCTTTGAGGAGTTCTGCTTACCG ACAAAGAAGTATGCAGATGTGATCATCCCCCGAGGAGTTGACAACATGG TTGCTATAAACCTCATAGTGCAGCACATTCAAGACATCCTGAATGGAGACATCTGCAAGTGGCAGCGAGGGGCGATGAACGGGCACGGCCGGACCTACAAGCGCCCGTTCCCGGAGCCCACGGAGAGCAGCAGTGtcctggcagcaggaaaacGCTCCCACCTGGAGTCCAGCAGCCGTCCACACTAA
- the POMT1 gene encoding protein O-mannosyl-transferase 1 isoform X1, whose protein sequence is MLGFLKEPVVVTAEINVNLVALTVMGLITRLWGLCYPRAVVFDEVYYGQFVSLYMKRIFFVDDSGPPFGHMLLALGGYLGGFDGNFLWNRIGAEYTMNVPVWSLRLLPALAGALCVPLAYQILVELHFSHCAALGAALLILLENSLITQSRFMLLESILIFFILLAVLSYLKFCNLQRHRSFSGRWWFWLMLTGVACSCAVGVKYMGLFTYMLLLAIAGLHFWHMIGDQTLSNVSLLCHFLARGLALLLIPVVMYLSFFYVHLALLYRSGPHDQIMTSAFQASLEGGLARITQGQPLEVAYGSQITLRNVLGKPMQCWLHSHTNTYPIRYENGRGSSHQQQVTCYPFKDVNNWWIVKDPGMQQLVVSNPPRPVRHGHIVQLVHGITTRYLNTHDVAAPLSPHSQEVSCYIDYNISMPAQNLWRVEIVNRESDTDVWKTILSEVRFVHVNTSAVLKLSGASLPEWGYRQLEVVGEKLSKGYHQSMLWNVEEHRYGKSQEQKEREVELHSPTQMDISKNLSFMAKFTELQWKILTLKNEDTEHKYSSSALDWITMDTNIAYWLHPTSGAQIHLLGNVVTWASANAAALVYMCLSLWYLIRRRRRIYDIPEDSWQLWVSAGGVCGGGWVVNYLPFFLMEKTLFLYHYLPALTFQILLIPIVLQHLGDHLCRSVLLKSMFSALIVAWFSSVYFVYCTFSPVTYGQPALSVTELKDLRWKDSWNILIRKQ, encoded by the exons ATGTTGGGGTTTCTGAAGGAGCCTGTTGTGGTCACTGCAGAGATCAACGTGAACCTCGTGGCCCTGACTGTGATGGGATTAATAACTCGCCTTTGGGGGCTCTGTTATCCACGGGCTGTGGT ttttgaTGAAGTTTATTATGGCCAGTTCGTGTCGCTCTACATGAAGAGGATCTTCTTTGTGGATGACAGTGGCCCACCTTTTGGCCACATGCTGCTGGCCTTGGGAG GTTACTTAGGAGGATTTGATGGAAACTTCTTATGGAACAGGATTGGAGCTG AATACACCATGAACGTTCCTGTGTGGTCCCTGcggctcctgccagccctggctggtGCTCTCTGTGTGCCTTTAGCCTACCAGATCCTGGTGGAACTGCACTTCTCCCACTGTGCTGCActtggagctgctcttctgaTCCTCTTAG AGAACTCTCTGATCACTCAGTCAAGGTTCATGCTCCTGGAAtcaatattgattttttttatcctaCTTGCAGTTTTGTCCTACCTGAAGTTCTGCAATTTGCAGAGGCACAG ATCCTTCTCTGGAAGATGGTGGTTTTGGCTCATGCTGACTGGAGTAGCCTGTTCATGTGCAGTTGG AGTGAAATACATGGGCCTGTTTACCTATATGCTGCTCTTGGCCATTGCAGGGCTGCACTTCTGGCACATGATAGGAGACCAGACCTTGTCAAAT GTTTCCTTGCTGTGCCATTTTCTAGCCCGGGGACTGgccctcctcctcatcccagtGGTGATGTACCTGTCCTTCTTCTAtgtccacttggctctgctgtATCGCTCTGGGCCTCATGACCAGATCATGACAAGTGCTTTCCAAGCCAGCTTAGAG GGTGGGCTGGCTCGGATCACTCAGGGCCAGCCCTTAGAGGTGGCCTATGGCTCTCAGATCACCCTGCGGAACGTGCTGGGCAAGCCCATGCAGTGTTGGCTCCACTCTCACACGAACACTTATCCCATCAG GTATGAGAATGGCCGAGGGAGTTCCCATCAACAGCAGGTGACCTGCTATCCCTTCAAGGATGTGAACAACTGGTGGATTGTCAAAGATCCTGGAAT gcagcagctggtggTGAGTAACCCCCCCCGGCCCGTCAGGCATGGACACATTGTGCAGCTGGTCCACGGCATCACAACCCGCTACCTCAACAC GCATGATGTTGCtgcccccctgagcccccactCCCAGGAAGTTTCCTGCTATATTGATTATAACATCTCCATGCCAGCACAGAACCTCTGGAGAGTG GAGATTGTAAATCGGGAGTCTGACACAGATGTGTGGAAGACAATTCTGTCAGAAGTGAGGTTTGTTCATGTCAACACCTCTGCAGTGCTAAAG CTCAGTGGAGCATCTCTGCCCGAGTGGGGATACCGGCAGCTGGAGGTGGTTGGAGAGAAGCTGTCCAAAGGCTACCACCAGAGCATGCTGTGGAATGTGGAAGAGCACAGATACGGGAAAA GCCAAGAGCAAAAAGAGAGGGAAGTGGAACTCCACTCTCCCACACAGATGGACATCAGTAAAAACCTCAGCTTCATGGCAAAGTTCACAGAATTGCAG tggaaAATActcacattaaaaaatgaagacaCAGAACATAAGtacagctcctctgctctggactGGATCACAATGGACACAAATATTGCCTACTGGCTCCACCCCACCTCTGGG GCCCAGATCCACCTCCTTGGGAATGTTGTCACCTGGGCTTCAGCtaatgctgctgctctggtcTACATGTGTCTGTCCCTGTGGTACTTGATACGACGGAGGAGGAGGATTTATGACATCCCTGAAG attcCTGGCAGCTCTGGGTGTCAGCTGGGGGTGTCTGTGGTGGAGGCTGGGTTGTGAACTACCTGCCCTTCTTCCTGATGGAGAAAACACTTTTCCTGTACCACTACCTGCCTGCCCTCACATTCCAGATTCTCCTGATTCCCATCGTGTTGCAGCACCTCGGTGATCATCTCTGCAG GTCTGTGCTGCTCAAGAGCATGTTCAGTGCACTGATTGTAGCCTGGTTCTCCTCAGTGTACTTTGTCTACTGCACCTTCAGCCCCGTGACCTACGGGCAGCCCGCGCTGTCCGTGACAGAACTCAAGGACTTGCGCTGGAAGGACAGCTGGAACATCCTCATCCGAAAACAGTGA
- the POMT1 gene encoding protein O-mannosyl-transferase 1 isoform X2, whose amino-acid sequence MLGFLKEPVVVTAEINVNLVALTVMGLITRLWGLCYPRAVVFDEVYYGQFVSLYMKRIFFVDDSGPPFGHMLLALGGYLGGFDGNFLWNRIGAEYTMNVPVWSLRLLPALAGALCVPLAYQILVELHFSHCAALGAALLILLVLSYLKFCNLQRHRSFSGRWWFWLMLTGVACSCAVGVKYMGLFTYMLLLAIAGLHFWHMIGDQTLSNVSLLCHFLARGLALLLIPVVMYLSFFYVHLALLYRSGPHDQIMTSAFQASLEGGLARITQGQPLEVAYGSQITLRNVLGKPMQCWLHSHTNTYPIRYENGRGSSHQQQVTCYPFKDVNNWWIVKDPGMQQLVVSNPPRPVRHGHIVQLVHGITTRYLNTHDVAAPLSPHSQEVSCYIDYNISMPAQNLWRVEIVNRESDTDVWKTILSEVRFVHVNTSAVLKLSGASLPEWGYRQLEVVGEKLSKGYHQSMLWNVEEHRYGKSQEQKEREVELHSPTQMDISKNLSFMAKFTELQWKILTLKNEDTEHKYSSSALDWITMDTNIAYWLHPTSGAQIHLLGNVVTWASANAAALVYMCLSLWYLIRRRRRIYDIPEDSWQLWVSAGGVCGGGWVVNYLPFFLMEKTLFLYHYLPALTFQILLIPIVLQHLGDHLCRSVLLKSMFSALIVAWFSSVYFVYCTFSPVTYGQPALSVTELKDLRWKDSWNILIRKQ is encoded by the exons ATGTTGGGGTTTCTGAAGGAGCCTGTTGTGGTCACTGCAGAGATCAACGTGAACCTCGTGGCCCTGACTGTGATGGGATTAATAACTCGCCTTTGGGGGCTCTGTTATCCACGGGCTGTGGT ttttgaTGAAGTTTATTATGGCCAGTTCGTGTCGCTCTACATGAAGAGGATCTTCTTTGTGGATGACAGTGGCCCACCTTTTGGCCACATGCTGCTGGCCTTGGGAG GTTACTTAGGAGGATTTGATGGAAACTTCTTATGGAACAGGATTGGAGCTG AATACACCATGAACGTTCCTGTGTGGTCCCTGcggctcctgccagccctggctggtGCTCTCTGTGTGCCTTTAGCCTACCAGATCCTGGTGGAACTGCACTTCTCCCACTGTGCTGCActtggagctgctcttctgaTCCTCTTAG TTTTGTCCTACCTGAAGTTCTGCAATTTGCAGAGGCACAG ATCCTTCTCTGGAAGATGGTGGTTTTGGCTCATGCTGACTGGAGTAGCCTGTTCATGTGCAGTTGG AGTGAAATACATGGGCCTGTTTACCTATATGCTGCTCTTGGCCATTGCAGGGCTGCACTTCTGGCACATGATAGGAGACCAGACCTTGTCAAAT GTTTCCTTGCTGTGCCATTTTCTAGCCCGGGGACTGgccctcctcctcatcccagtGGTGATGTACCTGTCCTTCTTCTAtgtccacttggctctgctgtATCGCTCTGGGCCTCATGACCAGATCATGACAAGTGCTTTCCAAGCCAGCTTAGAG GGTGGGCTGGCTCGGATCACTCAGGGCCAGCCCTTAGAGGTGGCCTATGGCTCTCAGATCACCCTGCGGAACGTGCTGGGCAAGCCCATGCAGTGTTGGCTCCACTCTCACACGAACACTTATCCCATCAG GTATGAGAATGGCCGAGGGAGTTCCCATCAACAGCAGGTGACCTGCTATCCCTTCAAGGATGTGAACAACTGGTGGATTGTCAAAGATCCTGGAAT gcagcagctggtggTGAGTAACCCCCCCCGGCCCGTCAGGCATGGACACATTGTGCAGCTGGTCCACGGCATCACAACCCGCTACCTCAACAC GCATGATGTTGCtgcccccctgagcccccactCCCAGGAAGTTTCCTGCTATATTGATTATAACATCTCCATGCCAGCACAGAACCTCTGGAGAGTG GAGATTGTAAATCGGGAGTCTGACACAGATGTGTGGAAGACAATTCTGTCAGAAGTGAGGTTTGTTCATGTCAACACCTCTGCAGTGCTAAAG CTCAGTGGAGCATCTCTGCCCGAGTGGGGATACCGGCAGCTGGAGGTGGTTGGAGAGAAGCTGTCCAAAGGCTACCACCAGAGCATGCTGTGGAATGTGGAAGAGCACAGATACGGGAAAA GCCAAGAGCAAAAAGAGAGGGAAGTGGAACTCCACTCTCCCACACAGATGGACATCAGTAAAAACCTCAGCTTCATGGCAAAGTTCACAGAATTGCAG tggaaAATActcacattaaaaaatgaagacaCAGAACATAAGtacagctcctctgctctggactGGATCACAATGGACACAAATATTGCCTACTGGCTCCACCCCACCTCTGGG GCCCAGATCCACCTCCTTGGGAATGTTGTCACCTGGGCTTCAGCtaatgctgctgctctggtcTACATGTGTCTGTCCCTGTGGTACTTGATACGACGGAGGAGGAGGATTTATGACATCCCTGAAG attcCTGGCAGCTCTGGGTGTCAGCTGGGGGTGTCTGTGGTGGAGGCTGGGTTGTGAACTACCTGCCCTTCTTCCTGATGGAGAAAACACTTTTCCTGTACCACTACCTGCCTGCCCTCACATTCCAGATTCTCCTGATTCCCATCGTGTTGCAGCACCTCGGTGATCATCTCTGCAG GTCTGTGCTGCTCAAGAGCATGTTCAGTGCACTGATTGTAGCCTGGTTCTCCTCAGTGTACTTTGTCTACTGCACCTTCAGCCCCGTGACCTACGGGCAGCCCGCGCTGTCCGTGACAGAACTCAAGGACTTGCGCTGGAAGGACAGCTGGAACATCCTCATCCGAAAACAGTGA